The following DNA comes from Gammaproteobacteria bacterium.
TCATCCATCAGGCCCTGCAGGACCGTATTCCGCTGCTCGGGATTTGCCGCGGCGCGCAATTGCTGAATGTACAGCTCGGAGGCAGCCTCATCCAGGACCTGCGCAAACACCGCAAGCTGACTTCGAGCCGCCGTACACTGCTGCCGTTGAAGACCCTTTGCCTGGAACAGGACAGCAGACTGGCGGAATTGCTGGGAAAAGACACACTGAAAATAAACAGCCTGCACAAACAAAGCATCGATCATATCGGCACGGGGCTACGGGTATCGGGACGGGATCTTGACGATATCGTGCAGGCGGTGGAGCATCCGGAACGTGACTTCCTGTTCGGCGTGCAGTGGCACCCGGAGTTCCTGGCCTACCTTCAGCGACAGCGCCGGCTGTTTCGCGGCCTGGTTTCTGCCGCGTGCGAGCATGCCGACCGACGGGTTCGCGACAGGTGAGCGCCTACCTCGGGCTCTTCCTGACGGCGTTCCTGGCGGCCTCGCTGCTGCCTGCCTATTCCGAACTGCTGTTCGCCGCCCTGCTGCTCAGGGGCTACGATCCGCTGGCACTGTGGGCCTGGGCCAGCGCCGGCAACACGCTGGGTTCCGCGCTCAACTGGGCGATTGCCCGGTTTCTGCTCCGCTTCGAGGACCGTCGCTGGTTTCCGTTCAGGCGGCAGACGCTCGGGCGTGCCCAGGACTGGTTTCAGCGCTACGGCGTCTGGTCCCTGCTGCTGGCCTGGGCGCCGATCGGTGGCGATGCGCTGACCTTCGTCGCCGGTCTCATGCGGGTGCCCTTGTGGCTGTTTCTGCTGCTGGTTGCGATCGGGAAAGCAACACGGTATGCGGTAGTGATCGGGATCATCGAGAGTACAGCATGATGCGCAGACATTTCATCCGGCACGCCGCTTGCCAGACACAGGGGGCACGGTATGCCTGAAGGGCGCATCGGTCTCCGCCATCCAGCTATTTGAGCGCTTGCCCGAACATCCCGTAATTGCGATGCCGCTGGTGACCCGATTGCTCGAAACCAGCAGGCATACCGAAAGCAAGGTCATTGAAATGCTCATCGCGGCCGGTATTCGCGCGCAATTGGGGAAGCGCAAACGGGACCGGTTGTATCGGTATCAGAACTATCTGCAGTTGCTGGAACAACGTTTTATGGAAAGACAGCAATGAACCCTGGCCAGTGCGTGCTGAGCCGGCGCTATATGAATACGACACTAATGCATCTAAACTGCTGAACTTGAGTTGAATCACCATATCCTGGAGAAAAGAATCAT
Coding sequences within:
- a CDS encoding gamma-glutamyl-gamma-aminobutyrate hydrolase family protein (Members of this family of hydrolases with an active site Cys residue belong to MEROPS family C26.), with product MAHSNTRPLIGVTGPRRGAWGPRICVHLALLVSGGRPAHLRPGDSVDTTALDGVVVTGGHDVEPVLYKAAAEIDGKYDPERDAFEAGIIHQALQDRIPLLGICRGAQLLNVQLGGSLIQDLRKHRKLTSSRRTLLPLKTLCLEQDSRLAELLGKDTLKINSLHKQSIDHIGTGLRVSGRDLDDIVQAVEHPERDFLFGVQWHPEFLAYLQRQRRLFRGLVSAACEHADRRVRDR
- a CDS encoding DedA family protein, giving the protein MSAYLGLFLTAFLAASLLPAYSELLFAALLLRGYDPLALWAWASAGNTLGSALNWAIARFLLRFEDRRWFPFRRQTLGRAQDWFQRYGVWSLLLAWAPIGGDALTFVAGLMRVPLWLFLLLVAIGKATRYAVVIGIIESTA